In Flavobacterium sp. N3904, one DNA window encodes the following:
- a CDS encoding SusC/RagA family TonB-linked outer membrane protein — protein sequence MKLKFNGFLVLLVVLVAQLTFAQERSVSGIVSDNAGLPLPGVSVLVKGTKIGTQSDFDGKFTIKAAPTQVLVFSYVGMKTTEKSASSTTVNAKLSSDATELESVVVTGAMGIKKKKEAQTSTSQVVKGAELNEASNPNIARSLVGKVSGVQVNNTSNGVEGSSKIIIRGFKSINTDGAALIVIDGVISTNEVLSNLPPSIVESSTILKGAQAAALYGSLGINGAVLITTKKGSKSEKFKVTLNSAVDFEKVAFVPEKQDKYGQGWNGAFDQYENGGWGEPLDGSMRPVGLPQEDGSQIMTPYSYKKDNIKAFYQDGLILQNGVTLEVGGENGYGLFQYNNENRNFIVEGDGLNRNNFLFKGGHKFGKFSIDGSFNYNVSSSSQSDISETLANLIQGASSIPMNEFKNAGPLSGWTVYYDNPFWKRDNNRLNRTKDYFNNTLKLAYTFTDNISAEYNGGIQFTNSNQTSTSTELSDASQPIIAANGADLSQISSFYQSNSTRREYGGNLLLHFNYKLTDDLGLKFDLGQNLQFYSTNIMSQGGVNLGIPGWYNIVNVINPAIPRNLRNNAFEASSIAHFANVDLDYKSYLFLNLTGRYESTSTLPKNNRNFFYPSAGLSFVPTKAFEGLSSDTMNFLKVYANFTQVGSTAAINPYDTQSLAAVAPGYPFPSTGNSYTDLTTQVDPNIKPEFYTTYEAGVNFAFFNDRLTFDAAAYKTTTSDLISTASTSFASGITNLKTNVGDVENKGFELDLGFTAFQSDDWNWTGRVGYTQYDTKLISLNTGADAIELYDVGADNNMVGSLSAVVGKPFPALMGPQWTRDDQGRVIISATTGLPTVTSTNQYLGKATPDYIINYTNTIAYKNLALTFTLDYRTGNKFFSETKYNLTWPGHLKESAEFDRDLGFLYPNSVINTGTAANPVYTENTTVLTGAGYGGSGVIAYYNSFASNGETMVVDGTALKVREISLTYTMPSKLISNIGMSSLRFSVNARNPFVLLASSNQGFADPEASNSYNANTQNGATRVTAVSNTSPNAIGYVQTGQYPSTKTFGFTINASF from the coding sequence ATGAAACTAAAGTTCAATGGATTCTTAGTACTCCTAGTAGTACTTGTGGCGCAACTAACTTTTGCGCAAGAGAGATCTGTTTCAGGGATTGTTTCCGACAATGCAGGATTGCCTTTACCGGGTGTGAGTGTATTAGTGAAAGGAACAAAAATTGGAACTCAATCAGATTTTGATGGTAAATTTACCATTAAAGCAGCACCAACTCAGGTGTTAGTATTTAGCTATGTTGGAATGAAAACAACAGAGAAATCTGCAAGTTCAACAACAGTAAATGCAAAACTTTCAAGTGACGCAACAGAACTAGAAAGTGTTGTTGTAACTGGAGCGATGGGTATTAAAAAGAAAAAAGAAGCCCAAACCTCAACAAGTCAAGTTGTTAAAGGTGCTGAGCTTAACGAAGCTTCTAACCCAAACATCGCAAGAAGTTTAGTTGGTAAAGTTTCAGGGGTTCAAGTAAACAACACTAGTAATGGTGTTGAAGGATCATCTAAAATAATCATTAGAGGTTTTAAATCAATCAATACAGATGGAGCCGCTCTTATTGTTATTGATGGAGTAATTTCAACAAATGAAGTTCTTTCAAATTTACCTCCTTCAATTGTAGAATCAAGCACAATCTTAAAGGGAGCTCAAGCTGCAGCTCTTTATGGCTCACTAGGTATCAATGGAGCAGTATTAATTACAACAAAAAAAGGATCTAAATCAGAAAAATTTAAAGTAACTTTAAATTCAGCTGTTGATTTTGAGAAAGTTGCCTTCGTTCCTGAAAAACAAGACAAATACGGACAAGGTTGGAATGGAGCATTTGACCAATATGAAAATGGTGGATGGGGAGAACCTTTAGATGGTTCTATGAGACCTGTAGGTTTACCACAAGAAGATGGATCTCAAATAATGACTCCGTATTCATACAAAAAAGATAATATCAAAGCATTTTATCAAGATGGTTTAATCCTTCAAAATGGTGTTACCTTAGAAGTAGGTGGAGAGAATGGTTATGGTTTATTCCAATACAACAACGAAAACAGAAACTTCATTGTTGAAGGTGATGGATTAAATAGAAATAACTTTTTGTTCAAAGGTGGTCACAAATTTGGAAAATTCTCTATTGACGGATCATTCAATTATAATGTTAGTAGTTCTTCTCAATCAGATATTTCTGAAACACTTGCAAATTTAATTCAAGGTGCTTCAAGTATTCCTATGAATGAATTCAAAAATGCAGGACCTTTATCAGGATGGACAGTTTATTATGACAATCCATTTTGGAAAAGAGACAACAACAGACTAAATAGAACTAAAGATTATTTTAACAACACGTTAAAACTTGCTTATACTTTTACTGACAACATCAGTGCAGAATATAATGGTGGTATTCAATTTACTAATTCAAATCAAACTTCCACATCAACTGAATTATCAGATGCCTCACAACCTATTATTGCAGCTAATGGTGCAGACTTATCACAAATAAGTTCATTCTATCAATCAAATTCCACTCGTAGAGAATACGGAGGAAATCTCTTATTACATTTTAATTACAAATTAACTGATGATCTTGGTTTGAAATTTGATTTAGGTCAAAATCTTCAATTTTACAGCACCAACATTATGTCACAAGGTGGTGTCAACTTAGGAATTCCAGGCTGGTACAATATTGTGAATGTAATAAATCCTGCTATTCCAAGAAATTTAAGAAACAATGCTTTTGAAGCTTCTAGTATTGCCCATTTTGCAAACGTAGATTTAGATTACAAAAGTTATTTGTTCCTAAACCTAACAGGAAGATACGAATCAACTTCTACGCTTCCTAAAAACAACCGTAATTTTTTCTATCCATCTGCAGGATTGTCATTTGTACCAACAAAAGCTTTTGAAGGTCTATCTAGTGACACAATGAACTTTTTGAAAGTGTATGCTAACTTTACACAAGTAGGTAGTACAGCCGCTATAAACCCTTACGACACCCAAAGCTTAGCAGCGGTTGCGCCAGGATATCCATTTCCTAGCACAGGAAACTCATATACTGATTTGACTACACAAGTGGATCCAAATATCAAACCAGAATTTTACACAACCTATGAAGCTGGTGTTAATTTTGCCTTTTTTAATGATCGCTTAACATTTGATGCGGCCGCATACAAAACAACTACTTCAGACTTAATAAGCACTGCATCGACTTCTTTTGCTAGTGGTATTACAAATTTAAAAACTAATGTTGGAGACGTTGAAAACAAAGGTTTTGAATTGGATTTAGGCTTTACAGCATTTCAATCGGATGATTGGAACTGGACAGGAAGAGTGGGTTACACTCAATACGACACAAAATTAATATCCTTAAATACTGGAGCTGATGCAATTGAACTATATGATGTAGGTGCAGACAATAATATGGTTGGTAGTCTTTCTGCAGTAGTAGGAAAACCATTCCCAGCGTTAATGGGACCACAATGGACAAGAGATGATCAAGGTAGAGTTATTATTAGCGCTACTACTGGTTTACCAACTGTAACTTCCACAAACCAATATCTTGGAAAAGCAACACCAGATTATATCATAAACTATACCAATACTATAGCTTACAAAAATCTTGCTTTAACCTTCACTTTAGATTATAGAACTGGAAATAAATTTTTCTCAGAGACAAAATACAATCTAACTTGGCCAGGTCACTTAAAAGAATCTGCAGAATTTGATAGAGATTTAGGTTTCTTATATCCAAATTCTGTAATCAATACCGGTACTGCAGCAAACCCAGTTTACACTGAAAACACAACTGTTTTGACGGGAGCAGGATATGGTGGATCAGGAGTTATTGCATATTACAACAGTTTTGCATCAAACGGTGAAACTATGGTTGTTGACGGAACAGCTCTTAAGGTTAGAGAAATCTCTCTTACCTACACTATGCCATCAAAGTTAATAAGCAACATAGGTATGAGTTCACTTCGTTTCAGTGTTAATGCAAGAAATCCTTTTGTACTTTTGGCCTCTTCAAACCAAGGTTTTGCAGATCCAGAAGCTTCAAATTCTTATAATGCAAACACACAAAATGGTGCAACTAGAGTAACTGCTGTGAGCAATACTTCTCCAAATGCAATTGGTTATGTTCAAACAGGACAATATCCTTCAACTAAAACCTTTGGTTTTACTATTAATGCTTCATTTTAA
- a CDS encoding BamA/TamA family outer membrane protein, producing the protein MNTKIIIFIFLLTSILGNAQNFHLKIIGKSSTETKLIDSIGYESIFPNTKILINETNQLSTKLTEIGYLENKNEEIKAINDTTYQAQYSLGNQTKKIDIYIGIKYKPYINSKYPIKNDTLILPYPQIESFLKQTLQKLEQNGYSFAKIKLVNIRKHKEHLIADLKVKTGGERILNEIVIQYSNQKQKNLFPKGALKEINKKYNSKIFNQETINEIHTDFEKYNFINQVKFPEILFTKDTTKVFVYLEKKKSNTFDGYLGFNNTENKKIRFNGYLDITLENILKKGEQLSIYWKNDGNDQKTFNASLDLPYLFDSPIGLKALINIFKQDSIYQNTKTNINLGYLINYNKRIYLGYQSTESSDIQNINKIDLSDYENSFITSTIDFRKNDSNNSLFPLKNYLYLNLGLGKRTSFDTITTTPTKQFFANFNIMNNFYINEKNCINLKSENYYLKSNNYLINELFRFGGVNSVRGFSENSLQANFMTSIISEYRYLLSSKFYLNSILDYCLYKDPTSITNKNKLKKILGIGLGLGIQTSNGLLKFAVANGKSENQQIEFYNTIITISYNVKF; encoded by the coding sequence TTGAATACCAAAATCATCATCTTTATTTTTCTACTAACAAGTATTTTAGGTAATGCCCAAAACTTCCATTTAAAAATAATCGGCAAAAGCAGTACCGAAACTAAACTTATTGACTCGATAGGATACGAATCTATATTTCCAAACACAAAAATTCTCATAAATGAAACCAATCAATTATCAACAAAACTGACTGAAATAGGGTATCTGGAAAATAAAAATGAAGAAATAAAAGCAATAAACGACACAACATATCAGGCCCAATATTCGCTAGGAAATCAAACAAAAAAAATTGATATATATATAGGTATAAAATACAAGCCTTATATCAACTCAAAATACCCAATAAAAAACGACACTCTTATTTTGCCATATCCCCAAATAGAATCGTTTTTAAAACAGACTCTGCAAAAATTAGAACAAAATGGATACTCATTCGCAAAAATAAAATTAGTCAATATTCGCAAACACAAAGAACATCTTATAGCCGATCTAAAAGTTAAAACTGGAGGTGAAAGAATCCTAAACGAGATTGTAATACAATATTCCAATCAAAAGCAAAAAAATCTGTTTCCAAAAGGAGCATTAAAGGAGATCAACAAAAAATACAATTCAAAAATATTCAACCAAGAAACCATAAACGAAATTCATACAGATTTTGAAAAATACAATTTTATTAATCAAGTTAAATTTCCGGAAATCTTATTTACAAAAGACACGACAAAAGTATTTGTATATTTAGAGAAAAAAAAGTCAAATACTTTTGATGGGTATTTAGGTTTCAATAATACCGAAAACAAAAAAATAAGATTTAATGGCTATCTGGATATTACATTAGAAAATATACTGAAAAAAGGAGAACAATTATCCATCTATTGGAAAAACGATGGCAACGATCAAAAAACATTTAACGCAAGCCTGGATTTACCCTATTTGTTCGACAGTCCAATTGGTTTAAAAGCTTTAATTAATATTTTCAAACAAGACAGTATATATCAAAACACAAAAACAAACATCAACCTTGGTTACTTAATAAATTACAACAAACGAATTTATTTAGGATACCAGTCAACCGAATCAAGCGATATTCAAAATATAAATAAAATAGACCTGAGTGATTACGAAAATAGTTTTATCACTTCAACAATTGATTTTAGAAAAAACGACAGCAACAACTCTCTCTTTCCATTGAAGAATTATCTGTATCTCAATTTAGGACTCGGCAAAAGAACATCATTCGATACAATCACAACTACTCCCACAAAACAATTTTTTGCTAATTTTAACATTATGAATAATTTTTATATTAATGAGAAAAATTGCATAAATCTAAAAAGTGAAAATTATTATTTAAAAAGCAACAACTATCTAATAAATGAATTATTCCGATTTGGCGGCGTTAATTCAGTAAGGGGCTTTTCAGAAAATAGCTTACAAGCTAACTTTATGACATCAATCATAAGCGAATATAGATATCTATTATCTTCAAAATTTTATTTAAATTCTATATTAGATTACTGTCTATACAAGGATCCAACCTCTATAACTAACAAAAATAAACTAAAGAAAATCTTAGGCATTGGCTTAGGATTAGGCATACAAACAAGCAATGGTTTATTGAAATTCGCAGTAGCCAATGGGAAGAGTGAAAACCAGCAAATAGAATTTTATAACACAATCATAACTATTAGTTATAATGTTAAATTTTAG
- the rpsL gene encoding 30S ribosomal protein S12, whose translation MPTIQQLVRTGRTQITKKSKSVALDSCPQRRGVCTRVYTTTPKKPNSAMRKVARVRLTNGNEVNAYIPGEGHNLQEHSIVLVRGGRVKDLPGVRYHIVRGALDTSGVAGRTQRRSKYGAKRPKEAKK comes from the coding sequence ATGCCAACAATTCAACAATTAGTAAGAACAGGAAGAACTCAGATAACTAAGAAGAGTAAATCGGTTGCTTTAGATTCTTGTCCTCAAAGAAGAGGGGTTTGTACGCGTGTTTACACTACAACACCAAAAAAACCAAACTCTGCAATGCGTAAAGTAGCGCGTGTACGTTTGACAAATGGTAATGAAGTAAATGCCTACATCCCTGGAGAAGGACACAATTTACAAGAGCACTCGATAGTATTAGTTAGGGGTGGAAGGGTAAAAGATTTGCCAGGAGTAAGATATCACATCGTTCGTGGTGCACTTGATACGTCAGGAGTAGCAGGAAGAACGCAAAGAAGATCTAAGTACGGAGCAAAACGCCCAAAAGAAGCAAAAAAGTAA
- the rpsG gene encoding 30S ribosomal protein S7, with protein sequence MRKRAAKKRPLLPDPRFNDQLVTRFVNNLMWDGKKSTAFKVFYDAIDIIETKKQDAEKPSLEIWKDALTNVMPHVEVRSRRVGGATFQIPMQIRPDRKISMAMKWLILYSRRRNEKSMAQRLASECLAAAKEEGAAVKKRMDTHKMAEANKAFSHFRF encoded by the coding sequence ATGAGAAAAAGAGCGGCAAAGAAAAGACCACTTTTACCAGATCCAAGGTTTAACGACCAATTGGTAACACGTTTTGTAAACAACTTAATGTGGGATGGTAAGAAATCAACAGCTTTTAAAGTTTTTTATGATGCAATTGACATTATAGAGACTAAAAAGCAAGATGCAGAGAAACCTTCATTAGAAATCTGGAAAGATGCTTTAACAAACGTTATGCCTCACGTAGAAGTACGTAGTCGTAGAGTAGGTGGAGCTACATTTCAAATTCCAATGCAAATTAGACCAGACAGAAAAATTTCTATGGCTATGAAATGGTTGATTCTTTATTCAAGAAGAAGAAACGAAAAATCAATGGCTCAGAGATTGGCTTCAGAATGTTTAGCTGCGGCTAAAGAAGAAGGGGCTGCAGTTAAGAAAAGAATGGATACTCACAAAATGGCAGAAGCTAACAAGGCATTCTCTCACTTTAGATTTTAA
- the fusA gene encoding elongation factor G → MARDLKYTRNIGIAAHIDAGKTTTTERILFYTGKSHKIGEVHDGAATMDWMAQEQERGITITSAATTCEWNFPTTQGKILPETLPYHFNIIDTPGHVDFTVEVNRSLRVLDGLVFLFSAVDGVEPQSETNWRLADQYRVPRIGFVNKMDRQGSNFLMVCQQVRDMLKSNAVAITLPIGEENDFKGVVDLVKNQAIVWHEEGLGATYDIVPIPEDMLEEVKEYRSILIEAVADYDETLLEKFMEDESSITEEEINIALRAAVMDMAIIPMIAGSSFKNKGVQFMLDAVCKYLPSPMDKEGITGIHPDDAELLEEDQTKILRKPDVKEPFAALAFKIATDPFVGRLAFFRAYSGRLDAGSYVLNTRSGNKERISRIYQMHANKQNPIEYIEAGDIGAAVGFKDIKTGDTLCDEKHPIILESMKFPAPVIGIAIEPKTKADVDKMGMALAKLAEEDPTFTVRTDEASGQTIISGMGELHLDILVDRMRREFKVEVNQGEPQVEYKEAFTKSAQHRETYKKQSGGRGKFGDIVFKLEPADEVDGKAAVGLQFINAVKGGNVPKEYIPSVEKGFREAMKTGPLAGYQVDSLKVTLLDGSFHPVDSDALSFELAARMGYREVAKAAGAVILEPIMKMEVITPEENMGDIVGDINRRRGQVNDMGDRAGAKTIKADVPLSEMFGYVTTLRTLSSGRATSTMEFSHYAETPSNISEAVIKKAKGNA, encoded by the coding sequence ATGGCTAGAGATCTTAAATATACAAGAAATATAGGAATTGCTGCTCACATTGATGCTGGTAAAACAACAACAACTGAGCGTATATTATTCTATACTGGAAAATCACACAAAATTGGTGAAGTACACGATGGTGCTGCAACAATGGACTGGATGGCACAAGAGCAAGAAAGAGGTATTACAATTACTTCTGCTGCTACTACTTGTGAATGGAATTTTCCAACTACACAAGGTAAAATTTTACCTGAAACATTACCTTATCACTTTAATATTATCGATACCCCGGGACACGTTGACTTTACAGTTGAAGTAAACCGTTCTTTGCGTGTACTTGATGGTTTGGTTTTCTTATTTAGTGCGGTTGATGGTGTTGAGCCACAATCAGAAACTAACTGGAGATTAGCAGATCAATACAGAGTACCACGTATTGGATTTGTTAATAAAATGGATAGACAAGGATCTAACTTTTTGATGGTATGTCAACAAGTAAGAGATATGTTGAAATCAAATGCTGTTGCAATCACTTTGCCAATTGGTGAGGAAAATGATTTCAAAGGTGTTGTGGATTTGGTTAAAAATCAAGCTATAGTATGGCATGAAGAAGGTTTAGGAGCAACTTATGATATTGTGCCTATTCCAGAAGATATGCTTGAAGAAGTTAAAGAATACAGATCGATTCTTATTGAAGCAGTAGCTGATTATGATGAGACTTTGCTTGAAAAATTCATGGAAGATGAAAGCTCTATTACAGAGGAAGAAATCAACATTGCATTAAGAGCAGCTGTAATGGATATGGCTATCATTCCTATGATTGCTGGTTCTTCTTTCAAAAATAAAGGAGTTCAATTCATGTTAGATGCAGTATGTAAATATTTGCCATCTCCAATGGATAAAGAAGGTATTACGGGGATTCATCCTGATGATGCTGAATTATTAGAAGAAGATCAAACTAAAATATTGCGTAAGCCAGATGTTAAAGAGCCATTCGCTGCTTTAGCTTTTAAAATTGCTACTGACCCATTCGTAGGTCGTTTAGCTTTCTTCCGTGCTTACTCAGGACGTTTAGATGCTGGTTCTTATGTTTTGAACACTCGTTCAGGAAACAAAGAAAGAATTTCTCGTATCTACCAAATGCACGCAAACAAACAAAACCCAATCGAATATATCGAAGCAGGTGATATTGGAGCAGCAGTTGGTTTTAAAGATATTAAAACTGGAGATACATTGTGTGATGAAAAACACCCAATTATTCTTGAGTCAATGAAATTTCCTGCACCGGTAATTGGTATCGCAATTGAGCCTAAAACTAAAGCTGACGTAGATAAAATGGGTATGGCTTTGGCTAAATTAGCTGAAGAAGATCCAACATTTACTGTGAGAACAGATGAGGCTTCAGGTCAGACTATTATTTCTGGTATGGGTGAGCTTCACTTGGATATCTTGGTAGATAGAATGAGACGTGAATTCAAAGTTGAAGTGAACCAAGGTGAGCCTCAAGTTGAATACAAAGAAGCTTTTACAAAATCTGCTCAACACAGAGAAACGTACAAAAAACAATCTGGAGGTCGTGGTAAATTCGGTGATATCGTATTTAAGTTAGAGCCTGCTGATGAAGTTGACGGTAAAGCTGCTGTAGGTTTACAGTTTATTAATGCTGTAAAAGGTGGTAACGTTCCTAAAGAATATATTCCATCTGTAGAAAAAGGTTTCCGTGAAGCTATGAAAACTGGTCCTTTAGCGGGTTACCAAGTAGATAGTTTGAAAGTAACTTTATTAGACGGATCTTTCCATCCTGTGGATTCTGATGCACTTTCTTTTGAACTTGCGGCAAGAATGGGTTATAGAGAGGTTGCTAAAGCAGCTGGTGCTGTTATTTTAGAGCCAATCATGAAAATGGAAGTTATTACACCAGAAGAAAACATGGGAGATATCGTAGGTGATATTAACCGTCGTAGAGGTCAGGTGAATGACATGGGAGATAGAGCTGGTGCAAAAACCATTAAAGCAGATGTGCCATTATCAGAAATGTTTGGATATGTAACAACATTAAGAACATTGTCTTCAGGTAGAGCGACATCAACAATGGAATTTTCACACTACGCTGAAACACCTTCTAATATTTCAGAAGCAGTTATCAAAAAAGCAAAAGGAAACGCATAA
- the rpsJ gene encoding 30S ribosomal protein S10 has translation MSQKIRIKLKSYDHMLVDKSAEKIVKTVKSTGAVVTGPIPLPTHKKLFTVLRSPHVNKKAREQFEVMSYKRLIDIYSSSSKTIDALMKLELPSGVEVEIKV, from the coding sequence ATGAGTCAAAAAATCAGAATAAAATTAAAATCTTACGATCACATGTTGGTAGACAAGTCTGCTGAAAAGATTGTAAAAACGGTAAAAAGTACCGGTGCAGTTGTTACAGGACCAATTCCATTACCAACACACAAAAAACTTTTTACAGTTCTACGTTCTCCACACGTTAACAAAAAAGCGAGAGAACAATTTGAAGTAATGTCATACAAGAGATTGATTGATATTTATTCATCTTCATCTAAAACTATTGATGCTTTAATGAAACTTGAATTGCCAAGTGGAGTTGAAGTTGAAATCAAAGTTTAA
- the rplC gene encoding 50S ribosomal protein L3, with protein MSGLIGRKIGMTSIFDENGKNIPCTVIEAGPCVVTQVRTKGVDGYEALQLGFDDKNEKHSTKAALGHFKKAGTVAKKKVVEFQDFATEQKLGDLIDVSIFAEGEFVDVQGVSKGKGFQGVVKRHGFGGVGQATHGQHNRLRAPGSVGASSYPSRVFKGMRMAGRMGGDNVKVQNLRVLKVVAEKNLLVIKGCVPGCNNSYVIIQK; from the coding sequence ATGTCTGGGTTAATTGGTAGAAAAATCGGCATGACTAGTATTTTCGACGAAAACGGGAAGAATATTCCTTGTACAGTAATTGAAGCTGGTCCATGTGTTGTTACCCAAGTCAGAACCAAAGGTGTTGACGGGTATGAAGCGTTGCAACTTGGTTTCGATGACAAAAACGAGAAACATTCCACAAAAGCGGCTTTAGGTCACTTTAAAAAAGCGGGAACTGTAGCTAAGAAAAAAGTCGTTGAATTCCAAGATTTCGCAACAGAACAAAAATTAGGAGATCTTATTGATGTTTCTATTTTTGCTGAAGGAGAATTTGTAGATGTACAAGGTGTATCTAAAGGTAAAGGTTTTCAAGGGGTTGTAAAACGTCACGGTTTTGGTGGTGTTGGTCAAGCAACTCACGGTCAACACAACCGTTTAAGAGCGCCAGGTTCTGTAGGAGCTTCTTCTTATCCATCTAGAGTATTCAAAGGAATGCGTATGGCTGGAAGAATGGGAGGAGATAATGTAAAAGTTCAAAACCTTAGAGTTTTAAAAGTAGTGGCTGAAAAGAACCTACTTGTTATAAAAGGATGTGTTCCTGGATGTAACAACTCTTATGTAATCATTCAGAAGTAA
- the rplD gene encoding 50S ribosomal protein L4: MEVKVLDFNGKDTGRKVQLSDSVYAIEPNNHAVYLDVKQYLANQRQGTHKAKERAEVAGSTRKIKKQKGTGTARAGSAKNPLFKGGGTVFGPRPRSYSFKLNKSLKRLARKSAFSIKAKESNIIVLEDFNFETPNTKNFINVLKALELENKKSLFVLGDTNKNVYLSSRNLKAANVVSSYELSTYAILNANNLVLLESSLEVIEENLSK, translated from the coding sequence ATGGAAGTAAAAGTATTAGATTTCAACGGAAAAGATACTGGAAGAAAAGTTCAACTTTCTGATTCAGTATATGCAATTGAGCCAAACAATCACGCAGTATATCTTGATGTTAAGCAATATCTTGCTAATCAAAGACAAGGAACGCACAAAGCTAAAGAAAGAGCTGAAGTAGCGGGAAGTACACGTAAGATTAAAAAACAAAAAGGAACTGGTACTGCTCGTGCGGGTAGTGCAAAAAACCCTTTGTTTAAAGGTGGTGGAACAGTTTTTGGACCAAGACCAAGAAGTTATTCATTCAAATTGAATAAAAGCTTAAAACGTCTTGCTAGAAAATCTGCTTTCTCTATTAAAGCAAAAGAGTCAAATATAATTGTACTTGAAGATTTTAATTTTGAAACACCAAACACTAAAAATTTCATTAATGTTTTGAAAGCTTTAGAGTTAGAAAACAAAAAATCACTGTTCGTGTTGGGTGATACAAATAAAAATGTATATTTGTCCTCACGTAATTTAAAGGCGGCTAATGTTGTAAGTAGTTATGAATTAAGCACTTACGCTATTTTAAATGCTAATAATTTAGTGCTTTTAGAGAGTTCTTTGGAAGTAATTGAAGAAAATTTAAGTAAATAA
- the rplW gene encoding 50S ribosomal protein L23 encodes MSIIIKPIVTEKVTKESEVLNRFGFVVNKKANKVEIKKAVEAAYGVTILSVNTMNVRPDRTTKYTKSGLISGKTNAIKKAIVQVQEGETIDFYNNI; translated from the coding sequence ATGAGCATCATAATTAAACCTATAGTAACGGAAAAAGTAACCAAAGAAAGTGAAGTTTTAAACCGTTTTGGATTCGTTGTTAACAAAAAAGCAAATAAAGTTGAAATTAAGAAAGCTGTTGAAGCTGCTTATGGAGTAACTATTTTGAGTGTTAACACAATGAATGTAAGACCAGACAGAACTACTAAATACACTAAAAGTGGTTTAATCAGTGGAAAGACAAATGCTATTAAAAAAGCAATTGTACAAGTACAAGAAGGAGAAACAATTGATTTTTACAACAATATCTAA
- the rplB gene encoding 50S ribosomal protein L2 — MSVRKLKPITPGQRFRVVNGYDAITTDKPERSLIAPIKNSGGRNSQGKMTMRYTGGGHKQRYRIIDFKRTKEGIPATVKSIEYDPNRTAFIALLAYADGEKTYVIAQNGLKVGQKLVSGPESQPEIGNTLPLSRVPLGTVISCIELRPGQGAVIARSAGTFAQLMARDGKYATIKMPSGETRLILLTCSATIGAVSNSDHQLVVSGKAGRTRWLGRRPRTRPVAMNPVDHPMGGGEGRSSGGHPRSRNGIPAKGYRTRSKKNPSNKYIVERRKK, encoded by the coding sequence ATGTCAGTAAGAAAATTAAAACCTATTACCCCAGGTCAGCGATTTAGAGTTGTGAATGGTTATGACGCCATTACAACTGATAAGCCGGAACGCTCTTTGATAGCGCCGATAAAAAACTCTGGAGGTAGAAATAGTCAAGGAAAGATGACCATGCGTTATACGGGTGGTGGTCACAAGCAGAGATATCGTATTATTGATTTCAAACGTACAAAAGAAGGAATTCCAGCTACAGTGAAATCAATCGAATATGATCCAAATCGTACTGCGTTTATCGCATTATTAGCTTACGCTGATGGTGAGAAAACTTATGTTATTGCTCAAAACGGATTGAAAGTTGGTCAGAAATTAGTTTCTGGACCAGAATCTCAACCAGAAATTGGTAATACATTACCTTTAAGTAGAGTTCCACTTGGAACTGTAATTTCTTGTATCGAATTGAGACCAGGACAAGGAGCTGTAATCGCTCGTTCTGCTGGAACATTTGCTCAATTGATGGCAAGAGATGGAAAATATGCAACAATTAAAATGCCTTCTGGAGAAACAAGATTAATCTTGTTGACCTGTTCGGCTACAATTGGTGCGGTTTCTAATTCAGACCACCAATTAGTTGTATCAGGAAAAGCTGGTAGAACAAGATGGTTAGGAAGAAGACCTAGAACAAGACCTGTTGCAATGAACCCTGTCGATCACCCAATGGGTGGTGGTGAAGGACGTTCTTCTGGTGGACATCCACGTTCAAGAAATGGAATACCAGCTAAAGGTTATAGAACTCGTTCTAAGAAAAACCCGAGTAACAAGTATATCGTAGAACGTAGAAAGAAATAA